From a region of the Impatiens glandulifera chromosome 4, dImpGla2.1, whole genome shotgun sequence genome:
- the LOC124936027 gene encoding methyl-CpG-binding domain-containing protein 2-like — protein MSSNPIETTPAVEREEDGTNNISSVINSDTPPLEDHNDEFEDHQNSTEDAHKQLVVYDSTMNTDPINFHLANAERKSFPNQSSRVLPAVGAFTVQCANCFKWRLIPTKKKYEEIRAFIMERPFICEAACEWRPEISCEDPPDITPDGSRVWAIDKPSIAQPPPGWQRLLRIRGEGGSKFADVYYAAPSGKRMRSMVEVQRFLLEHPEYVEAGVKLSQFSFQVPRPLQENYVRKRPARLSAPIDESSNAKPLALLGPNEDTQENENGRLPEQGVSNKKAKTSSSRHNNGSVYDHLKNFGTPEWRNGTF, from the exons ATGTCATCCAATCCAATAGAAACTACTCCTGCTGTCGAAAGGGAAGAAGATGGAACAAACAACATCTCTTCTGTTATTAACTCTGATACTCCTCCTCTAGAGGATCACAATGACGAGTTTGAAGATCATCAAAACTCTACTGAAGATGCGCACAAGCAATTGGTGGTTTATGACTCTACTATGAATACTGACCCTATTAATTTCCATCTTGCAAATGCTGAAAGAAAATCGTTCCCAAATCAGTCTTCTAGAGTATTGCCAGCTGTGGGTGCTTTTACAGTCCAATGTGCTAACTGTTTCAAATGGAGGCTCATCCCAACTAAGAAAAAGTATGAGGAAATACGTGCATTTATTATGGAACGACCTTTTATCTGTGAAGCTGCTTGTGAGTGGCGGCCTGAAATATCTTGTGAAGATCCACCTGATATTACTCCTGACGGTAGTAGGGTCTGGGCAATTGATAAGCCTAGTATTGCTCAGCCTCCTCCTGGATGGCAACGGCTTCTGAGGATCAGAGGTGAAGGTGGATCCAAGTTTGCAGATGT GTACTATGCGGCACCATCAGGCAAGAGAATGCGGTCAATGGTTGAAGTTCAAAG GTTCTTGCTGGAACATCCTGAATATGTTGAAGCTGGGGTGAAACTGTCACAATTCTCATTTCAAGTACCAAGACCATTGCAGGAAAATTATGTGAGAAAGCGCCCTGCTCGATTGAGTGCTCCAATAGATGAATCTTCAAATG CTAAACCCTTAGCCCTGTTGGGCCCAAACGAGGATACTCAGGAAAATGAGAATGGTAGATTGCCTGAGCAAGGAGTTTCGAATAAGAAAGCAAAGACATCTTCATCTAGGCATAACAATGGAAGTGTTTATGATCATCTGAAGAATTTCGGAACTCCCGAATGGAGAAATGGTACTTTCTGA